One part of the Acidobacteriota bacterium genome encodes these proteins:
- a CDS encoding SDR family oxidoreductase yields the protein MSPSENHPVVVLTGASSGIGAATAHTLAEGGCRLMLAARRADRLRDLAAELADQHGAEALYRATDVTDREQVMALADATRKHFGRIDVLINNAGVMPLSPLAAGHVGEWEQMVDVNIKGVLWGIHAVLGDMLEQKSGHIINVASVAGHWVYPAFSVYSATKWAVRAISEGLRQETRGKVRVTIISPGAVATELTDSITDEGVIEAFKNADLTPLEPETIARAIRWAIEQPAGVAVNEVIVRPSDQER from the coding sequence ATGAGTCCCTCGGAGAACCACCCCGTCGTCGTCCTCACCGGTGCCTCGAGCGGCATCGGCGCCGCCACCGCCCACACCCTCGCTGAGGGAGGCTGCCGCCTGATGCTGGCCGCTCGCCGCGCGGATCGCCTGCGGGATCTCGCCGCTGAACTCGCCGACCAACACGGCGCCGAGGCCCTCTACCGGGCGACCGACGTCACCGACCGCGAGCAGGTGATGGCCCTGGCGGATGCGACCCGGAAGCACTTCGGCCGCATCGACGTGCTGATCAACAACGCCGGCGTCATGCCCCTGTCGCCGCTGGCGGCCGGCCACGTCGGCGAGTGGGAGCAGATGGTGGACGTCAACATCAAGGGTGTCCTTTGGGGGATCCACGCGGTCTTGGGCGACATGCTCGAGCAGAAGTCCGGCCACATCATCAACGTCGCTTCGGTGGCCGGCCACTGGGTCTACCCGGCTTTCTCCGTCTACAGCGCCACCAAATGGGCGGTCCGCGCGATCAGCGAAGGCCTGCGCCAGGAAACCCGCGGCAAGGTGCGGGTCACCATCATCTCCCCCGGCGCCGTCGCCACCGAGCTGACCGACTCGATCACCGACGAGGGGGTCATCGAGGCCTTCAAAAACGCCGACCTCACCCCGCTCGAGCCGGAAACCATCGCTCGCGCCATCCGCTGGGCGATCGAACAGCCGGCAGGGGTGGCCGTCAACGAGGTGATCGTGCGGCCTTCGGATCAGGAGCGGTAG
- a CDS encoding alkaline phosphatase, protein MKPIRLRNIVLGVAQGLLILLALYGVVRFFEWDLLYLMKDRQTSLPDTEPIDFSPAPDATRWPLPQRGLRPKNVILFLGDGMGFSQVAAARFALHGAHQKLFFERFPVVSPMTTFGPDSLYTDSAAGATALATGFKTDPGAIAVDRAGARLRSLFEAAQDRGLSTGIVTDSYLWDASPSAFAIHNNSRKAFDELVAALAKSRVDWMVGTTDDRYDAIAALDALDQPVITDWRDLTSSGAQGEPVIALFDEETIADPEHEPNLPALTELTLLRLSRNPQGFVAFIETEDPDTGSHRHELDRVVRGVGQLEEAVRRAVVWAESEATIPQDPAPATDGDEKRTSEPARAGTLILVTADHETSGLTVVSGSVRRPLTVQWATDGHTGEPVPLYAWGPGAERFSGALDNTEIAGILADLLGLDWTAAR, encoded by the coding sequence ATGAAACCGATCCGTCTACGAAATATCGTTCTCGGGGTAGCGCAAGGCCTGCTGATCCTGCTCGCCCTCTACGGGGTGGTGCGCTTCTTCGAGTGGGACTTGCTGTACCTGATGAAAGACCGGCAAACCTCGCTGCCGGACACCGAGCCGATCGACTTCTCTCCGGCTCCCGACGCCACCCGCTGGCCGCTGCCTCAGCGTGGCCTGCGGCCGAAGAACGTCATTCTGTTTCTCGGCGACGGCATGGGCTTTTCGCAGGTGGCGGCGGCGCGGTTCGCTCTCCACGGCGCCCATCAAAAGCTCTTCTTCGAGCGCTTCCCGGTGGTTTCGCCGATGACCACCTTCGGGCCGGACAGCCTGTACACCGACTCCGCCGCCGGGGCGACGGCCCTGGCCACGGGCTTCAAGACCGATCCCGGAGCCATTGCCGTCGATCGAGCCGGCGCCCGGTTGCGTTCCCTCTTCGAAGCCGCCCAGGACCGGGGGTTGTCCACCGGCATCGTCACCGACTCCTACCTGTGGGACGCCAGCCCCAGTGCCTTCGCCATCCACAACAACAGCCGCAAGGCCTTCGACGAACTGGTGGCGGCCCTGGCGAAGTCCCGAGTGGACTGGATGGTGGGAACCACCGACGACCGCTACGACGCCATCGCTGCCCTCGATGCCCTGGACCAACCGGTGATCACCGACTGGCGGGATCTCACATCGAGCGGTGCGCAAGGCGAGCCGGTGATCGCCTTGTTCGATGAAGAAACGATCGCCGACCCAGAGCACGAGCCCAACCTGCCGGCGCTGACCGAACTCACCCTCCTACGCCTCAGCCGGAACCCACAAGGCTTCGTTGCCTTCATCGAAACGGAAGACCCCGACACCGGGTCGCACCGGCACGAACTCGACCGGGTGGTGCGCGGCGTCGGCCAGCTAGAAGAAGCGGTGCGACGGGCCGTCGTCTGGGCCGAGTCGGAAGCGACGATCCCGCAAGACCCGGCGCCGGCGACCGATGGCGATGAAAAACGCACCAGCGAGCCGGCGCGAGCGGGAACCCTCATCCTGGTGACCGCCGACCACGAGACCTCCGGACTCACCGTCGTCAGCGGCTCCGTTCGAAGGCCCCTCACGGTGCAGTGGGCAACCGACGGCCACACCGGCGAACCGGTGCCGCTCTACGCCTGGGGCCCCGGCGCCGAACGTTTCTCCGGCGCCCTGGACAACACCGAGATCGCCGGCATCCTGGCCGATCTGCTCGGCCTCGACTGGACCGCCGCGCGGTGA
- a CDS encoding serine/threonine-protein kinase — translation MDAERFGQVMAAFAEACERPSQDRDELLAALSAEDAELGREVQRLLEAERNGAGRLEPPLLTGESPGLGPPEAGARPSLNGDRIAHFEVGERIGRGGMGEVYAAVDTVLRRKVALKAIRHDQRMSDAARRRFLREARMLSSLDHPNICRIHDYLRGEDEDFLVLELIEGRSLREAGLLNAEALSIAEQVADALAAAHARGIVHRDLKLSNVVLAADGTAKILDFGLARSLELEEIEDGLGTAGDPAAPLRETEDLDRSVPFRTAAGLLAGTLSAMSPEQIEGSPASVASDMYSFGLLMQELFTGEPPYDSDLTPADLADAARRGATRPVSGVDRHLAALIEALTAQRAWTRPTAAMVVDRLRWIRAKPKRRLRWLVSAALVALFALGTLKYTLDLRRERAVADQRRTQAEDLIAFMLGDLRTKLAPLGRLDVLDDVGDTALEYFASVAESELSDDELLSRARTLTQIGEVRLSQNLHDEALTSFEEAYRHSAALAARRPEDGDALFDRGQAEYWVGYVHWRRLDGEKARRWLEFYRDTSEMLLARNANRDDWVLETAYAHHNLAVLALEAGDLAAAEEGFEEEVEVLRRLIERTPDDPTLIEDLADAYSWLGTTARRLGWLERSHGYFSASREQRAVLLESEPDNAIRRFWWAQAVVLEGDLAVIRGFREESIKTCQLAIDTLQDLVSADPTNRDWQRVLATAMVAQSKPLAAEEGRGRVREQLSEATAVLEELVAAAPADRLSRQTLGVAYRVASRLGLPRSPLETVARAVEITEELHGEAPADLAVLGDLANALVVAGELQRAAGESAAALATWKRAIELLDGPVDGSRSPALLAPWSLALAAVGRTAESEAAAMSLSAAGFRSFWQEPESTGRPAKGVHEAVSPTGLPSREDSP, via the coding sequence GTGGACGCTGAGCGATTCGGCCAGGTGATGGCGGCCTTCGCCGAGGCCTGCGAACGGCCATCGCAAGACCGCGACGAGCTGCTCGCCGCTCTGTCCGCCGAAGACGCCGAGCTGGGCCGTGAGGTCCAGAGGCTTCTGGAGGCGGAGCGAAACGGTGCGGGCCGGCTCGAACCCCCTTTGCTGACGGGCGAGTCGCCCGGGCTTGGGCCGCCCGAAGCGGGGGCGCGCCCTTCCTTGAACGGCGATCGGATCGCTCATTTCGAAGTCGGTGAGCGGATCGGCCGCGGCGGCATGGGCGAGGTCTACGCCGCGGTCGACACGGTCCTGCGCCGCAAGGTCGCGCTCAAGGCCATCCGCCACGACCAGAGAATGAGCGACGCGGCCCGCCGTCGCTTCTTGCGTGAGGCGCGGATGCTTTCGAGCCTCGACCATCCCAACATCTGTCGCATCCACGACTACCTGCGAGGCGAGGACGAAGACTTTCTGGTCCTCGAGCTGATCGAGGGTCGGAGCCTTCGAGAGGCAGGTCTGTTGAACGCCGAAGCCCTTTCCATTGCGGAGCAGGTCGCCGATGCGCTGGCCGCCGCCCACGCCAGAGGCATCGTTCACCGTGACCTCAAGCTGTCGAATGTCGTGCTGGCCGCCGATGGTACGGCGAAGATCCTCGATTTCGGTCTAGCACGCTCGCTGGAATTGGAGGAGATCGAGGATGGCCTGGGAACCGCGGGAGACCCGGCGGCGCCGCTGCGCGAAACGGAGGACCTCGATCGCTCCGTGCCGTTTCGTACCGCTGCGGGTCTCTTGGCGGGCACCCTGTCGGCGATGAGTCCGGAGCAGATCGAGGGATCTCCCGCCTCCGTGGCGAGCGACATGTACTCCTTTGGCCTGCTGATGCAGGAGCTATTCACCGGGGAGCCGCCCTACGATTCGGACCTGACGCCCGCCGACCTGGCCGACGCCGCGCGCCGGGGCGCCACGCGACCGGTATCGGGCGTCGATCGCCATCTCGCGGCTCTCATCGAAGCACTGACCGCGCAGCGAGCTTGGACTCGACCGACAGCGGCGATGGTCGTCGATCGGCTGCGCTGGATTCGGGCCAAACCGAAACGGCGCCTGCGATGGTTGGTGAGCGCGGCGCTGGTCGCCCTCTTCGCCCTGGGAACTCTCAAGTACACCCTCGACCTGCGCCGGGAGCGAGCCGTTGCCGATCAGCGGCGTACGCAGGCGGAGGATCTGATCGCCTTCATGCTGGGCGACCTGAGAACCAAGCTCGCGCCATTGGGTCGGCTCGATGTGCTCGACGATGTCGGCGACACGGCACTCGAATATTTCGCTTCGGTTGCGGAGTCAGAGCTCTCCGATGACGAGCTTCTCAGCCGTGCCAGGACGCTCACTCAGATCGGCGAGGTGCGTCTCTCTCAGAATCTTCACGACGAAGCGCTGACCTCCTTCGAGGAGGCATATCGTCACAGCGCCGCGCTGGCCGCCCGCCGACCGGAGGATGGGGATGCACTGTTCGACCGCGGTCAAGCCGAGTACTGGGTCGGTTACGTCCATTGGCGGCGCCTAGACGGGGAAAAGGCCCGGCGGTGGCTGGAGTTCTACCGGGACACCAGCGAGATGCTGCTGGCACGCAACGCCAACCGCGATGACTGGGTGCTCGAAACCGCCTATGCCCATCACAACCTGGCCGTGCTGGCCCTCGAGGCCGGCGATCTGGCGGCGGCCGAGGAGGGTTTCGAGGAAGAGGTCGAAGTCCTGCGGCGCTTGATCGAGCGGACTCCCGACGACCCGACCTTGATCGAGGATCTCGCCGATGCGTACTCCTGGCTCGGCACGACCGCCCGACGGCTCGGATGGCTCGAGCGCTCGCACGGATATTTCAGCGCAAGCAGGGAACAGCGTGCGGTGTTGCTGGAGTCCGAGCCGGACAATGCCATCCGGCGTTTTTGGTGGGCGCAAGCGGTGGTCCTCGAGGGCGACCTCGCGGTCATTCGTGGATTTCGCGAGGAAAGCATCAAGACCTGTCAACTTGCCATCGACACCCTTCAGGATCTGGTATCTGCCGATCCCACCAACCGCGACTGGCAACGTGTTCTGGCGACCGCAATGGTGGCTCAGTCGAAGCCCCTCGCCGCCGAGGAGGGCCGCGGCCGAGTACGTGAGCAACTGTCCGAAGCGACCGCTGTTCTCGAAGAACTGGTTGCGGCCGCACCAGCCGACCGTTTGTCGCGACAGACCCTCGGCGTTGCCTACCGTGTGGCCTCGCGGTTGGGTTTGCCGCGCTCACCGCTCGAGACCGTCGCCCGCGCCGTCGAGATCACCGAAGAACTCCACGGCGAGGCCCCGGCGGACCTCGCCGTGCTCGGAGATCTGGCGAACGCGCTGGTCGTGGCGGGAGAGCTGCAGCGGGCCGCCGGGGAAAGCGCTGCAGCCCTGGCTACGTGGAAGCGAGCGATCGAACTGCTGGACGGGCCCGTCGATGGCTCGCGTTCTCCGGCACTGCTCGCGCCTTGGTCGCTAGCTCTTGCCGCCGTCGGCCGGACGGCAGAATCCGAGGCGGCCGCAATGTCCCTCTCCGCTGCGGGTTTCCGCTCTTTCTGGCAGGAGCCGGAATCGACCGGGCGACCGGCCAAGGGAGTTCATGAGGCGGTCAGCCCTACCGGTCTCCCTTCGAGGGAAGACTCCCCATGA
- a CDS encoding PH domain-containing protein, translating into MLNPMDEIGSDPLESPPAAPSPSAPPPPPLPAAAGEGSSTALPAGLQKLDPRWISMRRVFGWIRVAVYLVLWIIATLILTLSGPAPWILVTVVGAGALWVVLMAVQAHLWPALSWRRAAYRLSERDLEIRRGVLWREVVTVPRSRVQHTDVSQGPIERSFGLGTLLIHTAGTDHSRIGLPGLAHDTASVIRDHLVEVDEDDGV; encoded by the coding sequence ATGCTGAATCCCATGGACGAGATCGGCAGCGACCCCCTCGAATCCCCACCCGCCGCCCCCTCACCCTCGGCACCGCCGCCGCCGCCGCTGCCGGCGGCGGCGGGCGAAGGCTCGTCAACGGCCTTGCCCGCTGGTCTCCAGAAGCTCGATCCGCGGTGGATTTCGATGCGCCGGGTGTTCGGTTGGATTCGGGTGGCGGTCTATTTGGTGCTCTGGATCATCGCCACCTTGATCTTGACCCTCTCCGGCCCCGCCCCGTGGATTCTCGTCACGGTGGTCGGTGCCGGGGCCCTGTGGGTGGTGCTGATGGCCGTGCAGGCGCACCTCTGGCCGGCGCTGAGTTGGCGCCGGGCCGCCTACCGGCTGAGCGAGCGGGATCTGGAGATCCGCCGCGGGGTGTTGTGGCGGGAGGTGGTGACGGTGCCGCGTTCACGGGTGCAGCACACGGACGTTTCCCAGGGGCCCATCGAGCGGAGCTTCGGCTTGGGTACCCTCCTCATCCACACCGCCGGCACGGACCATTCGCGCATCGGCCTGCCGGGCCTCGCCCACGACACGGCGTCGGTGATTCGAGACCATCTGGTGGAGGTGGACGAAGACGATGGCGTCTGA
- a CDS encoding metallophosphoesterase family protein: protein MRIAVIADIHGNVPALEAVLDHLVGRAVDEVLVGGDLVGRGPEGGRVVQRIGELGFPTIGGNHEEYLLDFRHGRVPAEWDTAEEWDAARWMAAELSDDDVRAIESLPFSLNRPGMRLVHGTPSSNRDGIGPWTGDALLRRHWDEVPETLLVCAHTHRPLVRRVPNGLVVNVGSVGLPFNGDHAAQYAIFERPSDAPEGAWKVEPQRVPYDLGRTFAAYERTGFLAAGGITARLLRHELEHATPLLVPFLEWARRRGVTPASDRLDEFFTFHRPGESLRHFFERLHALEGQVQSPRTGPASGDP, encoded by the coding sequence ATGCGCATCGCGGTCATCGCCGACATCCACGGCAACGTTCCCGCTCTGGAAGCCGTCCTCGACCACCTCGTCGGTCGCGCGGTGGATGAAGTGCTGGTGGGCGGGGATCTGGTGGGCCGCGGCCCGGAGGGCGGTCGGGTGGTCCAGCGCATCGGCGAGCTGGGGTTCCCCACCATCGGTGGCAACCACGAGGAGTATCTGCTCGACTTTCGTCACGGGCGGGTGCCGGCCGAGTGGGACACCGCCGAAGAGTGGGACGCCGCCCGCTGGATGGCCGCCGAATTGTCCGACGACGACGTGCGGGCGATCGAATCCCTGCCCTTCTCCCTGAACCGCCCGGGCATGCGCCTGGTGCACGGCACGCCAAGTTCGAACCGCGACGGCATCGGCCCGTGGACCGGCGACGCGCTCCTCCGGCGCCACTGGGACGAAGTGCCCGAAACGCTGCTGGTGTGCGCCCACACCCACCGGCCGCTGGTACGCCGGGTGCCGAACGGGTTGGTGGTCAACGTCGGCTCCGTGGGCCTGCCCTTCAACGGCGACCATGCCGCCCAGTACGCCATCTTCGAGCGCCCGTCCGATGCTCCGGAGGGCGCCTGGAAGGTCGAACCGCAGCGCGTGCCCTACGATCTGGGGCGGACCTTCGCGGCCTACGAGCGGACCGGTTTTCTAGCCGCCGGCGGTATCACCGCGCGACTGCTGCGCCACGAACTGGAGCACGCCACTCCGCTGCTGGTGCCGTTTCTCGAATGGGCCCGGAGACGCGGCGTGACGCCCGCCTCAGATCGCCTTGACGAGTTCTTCACCTTTCATCGTCCCGGCGAATCGCTGCGCCACTTCTTCGAAAGACTGCATGCCCTGGAGGGCCAGGTGCAGAGCCCTCGAACCGGTCCCGCCTCCGGAGATCCCTGA
- a CDS encoding PH domain-containing protein, with the protein MASDPRGGEGVSPAGEPQPGDIPLPAPGPETLPNISESVAAEASVKDKRLHPSSILFLLLSGVKSLILPGLFVLFAARGGSRYEAWIMIFIIPYTFGAIFRYLTYRYAFHDAELVIRKGVLFRNQRHIPYSRIHNIGSVQNPLHRMLRVAEVRVETAGGQEPEASLKVLSVEALEEMRQRIRRAKAALPAAAAEADDAAAMAEEELPGRVLLAMSPGDLVLHGLIDNRGMLVVGAFLGLLWQFDLLDRLGFDPRQLWAQAQDAGTMRAVAVAISLLVTLVVAIRLLSIVWSVVKLWGYRLQKVGRELRSRGGLLTQVSTTVPLHRIQVLTLREKILHRLFGRLEVSADTAGGSSEESGGSGRQNLAPLISRESLPDFLAEVEPGVDLENTEWQRIDPRATTRLLRRGLFVTLPPSAALVYFVSPWTLLATVPILALVVVDAFRESIRRGYACTDDRVFYRSGWWSRRISLARYSKIQAVSLTESPFDRRWQMRDLQIDTAGAGSSLQRLHIRYLPAERARELMDFLAARAAETKFRW; encoded by the coding sequence ATGGCGTCTGACCCTCGAGGCGGAGAGGGCGTCTCGCCAGCCGGCGAGCCCCAGCCCGGCGACATCCCCTTGCCCGCGCCAGGGCCCGAAACACTGCCCAATATCTCCGAATCGGTGGCTGCCGAGGCGTCGGTCAAAGACAAGCGGCTGCATCCGAGTTCGATCCTGTTTTTGCTGCTGTCGGGCGTCAAATCGCTCATTCTGCCGGGCCTCTTCGTGCTGTTCGCGGCGCGCGGCGGTAGTCGCTATGAAGCGTGGATCATGATCTTCATCATCCCTTACACCTTCGGCGCGATCTTCCGCTACCTGACCTATCGCTACGCCTTTCACGATGCGGAGCTGGTGATCCGCAAGGGGGTGCTGTTCCGCAACCAGCGGCATATCCCGTACAGCCGCATCCACAATATCGGCTCGGTGCAGAACCCGCTCCATCGCATGTTGCGGGTGGCCGAAGTGCGGGTGGAGACGGCCGGCGGTCAGGAGCCCGAGGCGAGTCTCAAGGTGCTGTCGGTGGAGGCTCTGGAGGAGATGCGGCAGCGCATTCGGCGGGCCAAGGCCGCCCTGCCCGCCGCCGCGGCGGAAGCCGACGACGCGGCGGCGATGGCGGAAGAGGAATTGCCGGGCCGGGTGCTGCTGGCGATGTCGCCGGGAGACCTCGTGCTGCACGGTCTGATCGACAACCGCGGGATGCTGGTGGTGGGCGCTTTCCTCGGCCTGCTCTGGCAGTTCGATCTGCTGGACCGCCTCGGTTTCGATCCGCGGCAACTCTGGGCCCAGGCGCAGGATGCCGGGACGATGCGCGCGGTAGCGGTGGCGATCTCCCTGCTGGTGACGCTGGTGGTGGCTATCCGCCTGCTGTCGATCGTGTGGTCGGTAGTCAAACTGTGGGGCTATCGCCTGCAGAAGGTGGGCCGCGAGTTGCGGTCGCGCGGTGGCCTGCTGACCCAGGTGTCCACCACCGTGCCGCTGCACCGCATCCAGGTGCTGACCCTGCGCGAAAAGATCCTCCATCGCCTCTTCGGCCGCCTCGAGGTGAGCGCCGATACCGCCGGCGGTTCGTCCGAGGAGAGCGGGGGATCCGGCCGCCAGAACCTGGCGCCGTTGATCTCCCGGGAGTCGTTGCCGGACTTCCTGGCGGAGGTCGAGCCGGGGGTGGATCTGGAGAACACCGAGTGGCAGCGCATCGATCCCCGGGCCACCACCCGTCTGCTGCGCCGCGGCCTGTTCGTGACTCTGCCGCCGAGCGCCGCGCTGGTGTATTTCGTGTCGCCGTGGACCCTGCTGGCGACGGTGCCGATTCTCGCTTTGGTGGTGGTCGACGCCTTCCGCGAGTCCATCCGCCGGGGCTATGCCTGCACGGACGATCGGGTGTTTTACCGCAGCGGCTGGTGGTCCCGGCGTATCAGCCTGGCGCGCTACAGCAAGATCCAGGCGGTGAGCCTGACGGAGTCGCCCTTCGACCGCCGCTGGCAGATGCGCGATCTACAGATCGACACCGCCGGAGCCGGCTCCTCGCTGCAGCGGCTGCACATCCGCTACTTGCCGGCGGAGCGGGCGCGGGAGCTGATGGATTTTCTAGCCGCCCGGGCCGCCGAAACGAAGTTCCGGTGGTGA
- the nrtS gene encoding nitrate/nitrite transporter NrtS produces the protein MRRSLALAFRPAVVRRGLFYGVFVGLILNLINHGSALLAGDLTLDRAIRIALTFCVPYLVSTASSVAALKGQGEGEKRS, from the coding sequence GTGAGGCGCTCGCTGGCCTTGGCGTTTCGCCCGGCGGTGGTGCGGCGGGGCCTCTTCTACGGCGTCTTCGTCGGCCTGATCCTCAACCTGATCAACCACGGCTCCGCCCTGCTGGCGGGCGATCTCACCCTCGACCGGGCGATCCGCATCGCCCTCACCTTCTGTGTTCCCTACCTGGTATCCACCGCTTCGAGCGTTGCCGCCCTCAAGGGTCAGGGCGAAGGAGAAAAGCGATCATGA